A genomic region of Chlorobaculum parvum NCIB 8327 contains the following coding sequences:
- a CDS encoding NADH-quinone oxidoreductase subunit N: MFEMPSGAEIQSIISTLKSGAGYFLPEIYLSALFLVLIALDLLTGRKNSRLLGPVTIAGLLGGLYFVFQQQAMPDTQFFFGLYTLDRFGIFFKYFFIASGILAVLTTMVDDTMKKHESGMGEYYALTVAMVVGMMMMASSNELLMLFLAMELVSLSAYALTGYYKREKRSSEAALKYLVYGAVSSGMLLYGFSLIYGMTAETNLIRINMMLIAHGYDPLVMILASLLIIAGLGYKMGAVPFHFWSPDVYEGAPTPVTAYLSVASKAAGFAMLMRFFYVAIPHGMTGYEDFLHIDWLMILMVISAASMIYGNVVAIWQKNVKRLLAYSSIAHAGYLLLGIITMNELGVQATLVYLASYLLMNYGAFYVVILIANRTGSENLDDYKGLGKKMPLAGAALTVFLISLVGLPPTFGFIGKLMIFSALLSKGSVFMWLALIGILTSVISLFYYMLIPLNMYLRESENPEENVVETGMGAKLVTAALMILTLYFGLFFQPIANYAHYSSVLFGAILN, translated from the coding sequence ATGTTCGAAATGCCATCAGGCGCTGAAATACAAAGCATCATCTCGACGCTCAAGAGCGGTGCTGGATATTTTCTCCCTGAAATCTACTTGTCGGCCCTGTTTCTGGTGTTGATCGCTCTTGATCTGCTCACTGGCAGGAAGAACAGCCGGCTGCTCGGGCCGGTTACCATTGCCGGTCTGCTCGGCGGCCTGTACTTTGTCTTTCAGCAGCAAGCCATGCCGGACACTCAGTTCTTCTTTGGTTTGTACACGCTTGACAGGTTCGGAATTTTCTTCAAGTACTTCTTCATCGCCTCGGGTATTCTGGCCGTGCTCACCACCATGGTGGACGACACGATGAAAAAACACGAGTCCGGCATGGGTGAGTACTATGCGCTGACCGTGGCCATGGTTGTCGGTATGATGATGATGGCCTCTTCAAATGAGCTGCTGATGCTCTTCCTCGCTATGGAGCTGGTCAGTCTTTCGGCCTATGCGCTTACCGGTTACTACAAGCGCGAGAAGCGCTCTTCTGAAGCTGCGCTCAAGTACCTTGTCTATGGCGCTGTCTCATCGGGAATGCTGCTGTATGGTTTCTCGCTGATCTATGGCATGACCGCCGAAACCAATCTTATCCGGATCAACATGATGCTGATCGCTCATGGTTACGATCCTCTGGTTATGATTCTGGCGTCGTTGCTCATCATTGCCGGCCTGGGTTACAAGATGGGCGCTGTACCGTTCCACTTCTGGAGTCCCGATGTTTATGAAGGTGCTCCGACTCCGGTGACCGCATATCTGTCCGTTGCTTCGAAAGCTGCGGGTTTTGCCATGCTCATGCGCTTCTTCTACGTGGCGATCCCTCATGGAATGACCGGATATGAAGATTTTCTGCATATCGACTGGCTCATGATTTTGATGGTCATCTCAGCGGCCTCGATGATTTATGGTAATGTTGTCGCTATCTGGCAGAAGAATGTCAAGCGTCTGCTTGCTTACTCTTCGATCGCTCATGCCGGTTATCTGCTGCTTGGCATCATTACGATGAATGAGTTGGGCGTCCAGGCGACTCTGGTTTATCTGGCCTCCTATCTCCTGATGAACTACGGTGCATTCTATGTTGTGATTCTGATCGCCAATCGCACCGGAAGCGAAAATCTCGACGATTACAAAGGCCTTGGCAAAAAGATGCCGCTGGCTGGAGCAGCGCTCACCGTGTTTCTGATTTCTCTGGTCGGTCTGCCTCCGACCTTCGGTTTCATCGGCAAGCTGATGATTTTCTCGGCACTGCTTTCCAAAGGAAGTGTCTTTATGTGGCTGGCTCTGATCGGTATTCTGACCAGTGTCATTTCGCTCTTCTACTACATGCTGATCCCGCTCAACATGTACCTTCGGGAGTCTGAGAATCCTGAGGAGAATGTGGTCGAAACCGGCATGGGCGCCAAGCTTGTGACGGCAGCGCTTATGATCCTGACGCTCTATTTCGGTCTCTTCTTCCAGCCGATTGCGAACTACGCACACTACTCTTCAGTTCTTTTCGGTGCGATTCTGAACTGA
- a CDS encoding NADH-quinone oxidoreductase subunit J family protein, producing MNELTIPIIFYIFAAVTVVSAAFVVFSKNVIYSAFSLLFTFFGVAALYVFLSADFIAVTQVVVYVGGILVLLLFGVMFTNTIMSTELKADVMNMVPGVILLFLMIAGMLFTFYTGGGWMPGLVQLQGSVVESIGMETMSRYMLPFEMVSIVLLVALLGAAYLARYDKAQNKEQ from the coding sequence ATGAATGAACTGACCATTCCAATCATCTTCTACATCTTCGCGGCTGTGACCGTTGTGTCGGCGGCGTTTGTCGTGTTTTCGAAAAACGTCATCTACTCGGCCTTCTCATTGCTGTTCACCTTTTTCGGCGTGGCTGCCCTGTATGTTTTTCTGAGCGCGGACTTCATCGCCGTGACGCAGGTGGTCGTCTATGTCGGCGGTATTCTGGTGCTGCTGCTGTTCGGTGTCATGTTCACCAACACCATCATGTCAACCGAGCTGAAAGCGGATGTCATGAACATGGTGCCGGGGGTGATTCTGCTGTTTCTCATGATTGCCGGTATGCTGTTCACTTTCTACACTGGAGGCGGCTGGATGCCCGGACTGGTGCAGCTTCAGGGCAGTGTTGTCGAGAGCATCGGCATGGAAACCATGTCCCGCTACATGCTGCCGTTTGAAATGGTCTCTATCGTGCTGCTGGTCGCCCTGCTTGGCGCGGCGTACCTGGCTCGCTACGACAAGGCTCAAAACAAAGAACAATAA
- the nuoL gene encoding NADH-quinone oxidoreductase subunit L, with protein MHSLIQLSIAVLLLPLLSFVVLIFFNRRLPRNGDFVGLGLLGTSLAISLYIFWTVIVQHYDPAFRVAWDFTWLDFGNVPGVGPLQIKMGIVIDNLTAIMLAMVNLISFLVHLYSTGYMHGETYYGRFFAYLGIFTFSMFGIVLSDNLFSIYIFWELVGLSSYLLIGFYFHKDSAADAQKKAFLTNRVGDIGMWLGILILYSQFHTFGYQEIFAHIKNGDFHMSQAWLTAAGVLLFMGCVGKSAQFPLHVWLPDAMEGPTPVSALIHAATMVAAGVYFVARIFVILTPDALHVIAFIGAFTAFMAATIAITQHDIKRVLAYSTVSQLGYMVLGLGVGAYSAALFHLLTHAFFKACLFLGSGAIIHAMHHEQDMRWMGGLYKKMPWTFATFMIATLALAGLPLTSGFLSKDAILAGSLGFAAVEGGGIFYLIPVLGFGAAVLTAFYMGRQIWLVFFGESRTHLKPKSAHSMDDHSDGDVDHIHDAAHGGHDDHHPVHEVAWNMRLPLVVLATLSVFAVFSPDPFDGGKGWFMHLVQTPATVVSSGEAVPHEGAALHTTQAGMLLAEAHTDTQHVEAAAEHGHVAESAHGEEAHHGPVYDDPRQAEIAHMTHENHYTAIKLSSIMVVIGIGMALIFYVFRIIDPDKTAQAIRPLYLYSFNKWYWDEIYDATVIKGSMLIARIFAWFDANIIDGIVNGVATVFRKVAFANGSFDKYVVDGLVNFTAFTVQTTGAVFRKVQTGKVQTYLVMVVVAVLGSFAWFITQFMK; from the coding sequence ATGCACAGTTTAATCCAGTTATCGATCGCTGTTCTGCTCCTGCCGCTGCTCTCGTTTGTGGTGCTGATATTCTTCAACCGCAGGCTGCCGCGCAATGGCGATTTTGTTGGACTCGGTCTGTTGGGAACGTCTTTGGCGATTTCCCTCTATATTTTCTGGACCGTGATCGTTCAGCACTACGATCCTGCGTTCAGGGTTGCTTGGGATTTCACCTGGCTTGATTTCGGCAATGTGCCCGGAGTCGGTCCGCTGCAGATCAAGATGGGAATCGTGATCGATAACCTCACCGCGATCATGCTGGCGATGGTCAACCTCATCAGCTTCCTGGTGCATCTGTACTCGACCGGTTACATGCACGGCGAAACCTATTATGGCCGTTTCTTTGCCTATCTCGGTATCTTCACCTTCTCGATGTTCGGCATCGTGCTCTCCGACAACCTTTTCTCTATCTATATTTTCTGGGAGCTTGTCGGTCTGTCTTCCTATCTCCTCATCGGTTTCTACTTCCACAAAGACAGTGCGGCTGATGCACAGAAGAAGGCCTTCCTGACCAACCGTGTCGGTGATATCGGCATGTGGCTCGGTATCCTTATTCTTTATTCGCAGTTCCACACTTTCGGTTACCAGGAGATTTTCGCGCATATAAAGAACGGCGACTTCCACATGTCACAGGCCTGGCTGACTGCTGCCGGTGTGCTGCTCTTCATGGGTTGCGTCGGTAAATCGGCCCAGTTCCCGCTGCACGTCTGGCTGCCGGACGCTATGGAAGGCCCGACTCCTGTTTCGGCGCTTATCCATGCGGCGACGATGGTTGCGGCCGGTGTCTATTTCGTGGCACGTATCTTCGTGATCCTGACTCCGGACGCGCTGCACGTGATCGCTTTCATTGGTGCCTTCACCGCTTTCATGGCCGCGACCATTGCTATTACCCAGCACGACATCAAGCGCGTTCTGGCCTACTCGACTGTTTCGCAGCTCGGTTACATGGTGCTCGGCCTCGGCGTCGGTGCTTACTCTGCCGCGCTGTTCCACCTTCTGACACACGCTTTCTTCAAGGCTTGCCTCTTCCTCGGTTCCGGTGCGATCATTCACGCTATGCACCACGAGCAGGATATGCGCTGGATGGGTGGCCTGTACAAGAAGATGCCGTGGACCTTTGCTACGTTCATGATCGCTACGCTGGCGCTTGCCGGTCTGCCGCTTACCAGTGGCTTCCTTTCGAAAGACGCTATTCTTGCCGGTTCGCTCGGCTTTGCAGCAGTCGAAGGCGGCGGAATTTTCTACCTGATTCCGGTGCTCGGTTTCGGTGCTGCTGTTCTGACCGCCTTCTACATGGGCCGTCAGATCTGGCTGGTTTTCTTCGGTGAGAGCCGTACCCACCTCAAGCCGAAATCGGCTCACAGCATGGACGATCACTCCGATGGCGATGTCGATCACATTCATGACGCAGCACATGGCGGTCACGACGATCATCATCCGGTTCACGAGGTTGCCTGGAACATGAGGCTCCCGCTGGTGGTGCTGGCTACGCTTTCGGTTTTTGCCGTCTTTTCGCCTGATCCGTTTGATGGCGGAAAGGGTTGGTTCATGCACCTGGTGCAGACTCCGGCAACGGTGGTCAGCTCCGGTGAAGCGGTGCCTCACGAAGGTGCCGCGCTTCACACAACGCAGGCAGGTATGCTTCTGGCTGAAGCCCACACCGACACGCAGCATGTCGAGGCAGCAGCAGAGCATGGTCATGTTGCCGAATCCGCTCATGGTGAGGAGGCTCACCACGGCCCGGTGTACGATGACCCTCGTCAGGCCGAAATCGCGCACATGACGCACGAGAACCACTACACGGCTATCAAGCTGTCGTCGATTATGGTGGTCATCGGTATCGGTATGGCGCTGATTTTCTATGTTTTCAGAATCATCGATCCCGACAAGACTGCGCAGGCCATTCGTCCGCTCTATCTGTACTCGTTCAACAAGTGGTACTGGGACGAGATTTACGACGCGACTGTTATCAAGGGTTCGATGCTTATCGCCAGGATTTTTGCCTGGTTCGATGCCAACATCATCGATGGTATCGTCAATGGCGTTGCGACTGTCTTCAGAAAGGTTGCATTCGCCAACGGCAGTTTCGACAAGTATGTCGTGGACGGACTGGTCAATTTCACGGCCTTCACCGTTCAGACCACCGGCGCCGTCTTCCGGAAGGTTCAGACAGGCAAGGTGCAGACCTATCTGGTCATGGTGGTTGTGGCAGTTCTGGGCTCGTTTGCCTGGTTCATTACACAATTCATGAAATAA
- a CDS encoding NADH-quinone oxidoreductase subunit C, translating into MSPAVLESKAAYDIIKERFGDAVSEFDANPTMPFFEVLDASRWVDIALYMRDNSLLQFNYLACLSGMDYPEEEKLGIVCNLECIGKYTHKLAVKVKCQRDGGSIPSVSCVWHTANWHEREAYDMYGMVFEDHPDLRRILCPEDWTGYPLRKDYKVQETYHGIKVPY; encoded by the coding sequence ATGTCGCCGGCGGTTCTTGAAAGCAAGGCGGCCTATGATATTATCAAAGAGCGGTTCGGTGATGCGGTGTCGGAGTTCGATGCCAACCCCACCATGCCCTTTTTCGAGGTGCTCGATGCCAGCAGATGGGTAGACATCGCACTCTACATGCGCGATAATTCTCTTCTGCAATTCAACTACCTTGCCTGCCTTTCGGGCATGGATTATCCCGAAGAGGAGAAGCTCGGTATCGTCTGCAATCTCGAGTGCATCGGTAAGTACACCCACAAGCTTGCCGTCAAGGTCAAGTGCCAGCGTGACGGTGGCTCCATTCCTTCGGTCTCATGCGTGTGGCATACGGCCAACTGGCATGAGCGTGAAGCCTACGATATGTACGGCATGGTCTTTGAAGATCATCCCGATCTGCGACGGATTCTCTGTCCTGAAGACTGGACCGGTTATCCGCTTCGCAAGGACTACAAGGTTCAGGAAACCTATCACGGCATCAAGGTTCCGTACTGA
- a CDS encoding complex I subunit 4 family protein: MLSLIVFLPIIAGLIILAVPASQKQIIRIVSLLAALAQGVLAFLIWRQYDPTMAGIIAAPGGSPEGSFQMIERLPWISLNLGSFGPLNIEYFLGVDGLSITMVILTALISIIGVLSSWTIQKQVKGYFILYNLLSTAMMGCFVALDFFLFYVFWELMLLPMYFLIGIWGGPRREYAAIKFFLYTLFGSVFMLLVMIGLYFSVIDPVTGHNTFSLVAMASQENYIPGAILGPESTTWRYIAFIVLFIGFAIKVPMFPFHTWLPDAHVEAPTPISVILAGVLLKLGTYGMMRINFPLFPEVFHAGLYVIGVFGAINIIYGAFCALAQQDLKKMVAYSSISHMGYVLLGLAAANTEGMIGALYQMFNHGTITAMLFLLVGVIYDRAHSRQIDKFGGLATYMPVYAGFVTVAWFASLGLPGLSGFISEALVFVGAFTEPITRPIAMVSVLGIVFGAAYLLWSLQRMFLGKRKPDALYELETDAEGHEHIHFHDWKGKLDLDARELTMLVPLTIIVIALGIYPMPVMGLLTSSINKLVEVLGPVAMTAMH, translated from the coding sequence ATGCTGAGCTTAATTGTATTTCTGCCGATCATTGCCGGACTTATCATTTTGGCTGTGCCCGCGTCGCAGAAGCAGATCATCAGGATCGTGTCGCTCCTGGCTGCGCTGGCGCAGGGAGTGCTCGCCTTCCTTATCTGGCGTCAATACGACCCCACGATGGCGGGTATTATCGCCGCTCCCGGAGGGTCGCCGGAAGGTTCCTTCCAGATGATCGAGCGCCTGCCGTGGATCTCTCTCAACCTCGGCTCGTTCGGCCCGCTGAACATCGAGTACTTCCTCGGCGTTGACGGTCTTTCGATTACGATGGTCATCCTGACCGCGCTGATTTCGATCATTGGCGTGCTGTCGAGCTGGACGATCCAGAAACAGGTGAAGGGTTACTTTATTCTCTATAACCTGCTCAGCACGGCCATGATGGGCTGCTTCGTGGCGCTTGACTTCTTCCTGTTCTACGTGTTCTGGGAGCTGATGCTTCTTCCGATGTACTTCCTCATCGGTATCTGGGGCGGTCCGAGAAGAGAGTATGCTGCCATCAAGTTTTTCCTCTACACGCTGTTCGGTTCGGTGTTCATGCTTCTGGTTATGATCGGCTTGTACTTCAGCGTTATCGATCCGGTGACCGGTCACAACACCTTCAGCCTCGTTGCCATGGCCAGCCAGGAGAACTACATCCCCGGTGCTATCCTCGGCCCTGAAAGCACGACCTGGAGATATATCGCCTTTATCGTTCTGTTCATCGGTTTTGCCATCAAGGTTCCGATGTTCCCGTTCCACACCTGGCTCCCTGATGCTCACGTTGAGGCTCCGACTCCGATCTCGGTTATTCTGGCCGGTGTGCTTCTGAAGCTCGGTACTTATGGTATGATGAGGATCAACTTCCCGCTGTTCCCTGAGGTTTTCCATGCAGGTCTTTATGTGATCGGTGTGTTCGGCGCGATCAACATCATCTACGGCGCATTCTGCGCTCTGGCCCAGCAGGATCTGAAGAAGATGGTTGCTTACTCGTCGATCAGCCACATGGGTTATGTGCTGCTCGGTCTGGCCGCTGCCAATACCGAAGGTATGATCGGTGCGCTCTACCAGATGTTCAACCACGGTACCATCACCGCCATGCTCTTCCTTCTGGTCGGTGTCATTTACGATCGCGCACACTCTCGTCAGATCGACAAGTTCGGTGGTCTGGCTACCTATATGCCGGTCTATGCCGGTTTCGTGACCGTCGCATGGTTCGCTTCGCTTGGCCTTCCTGGCCTCAGTGGCTTCATCTCTGAGGCGCTCGTGTTCGTCGGTGCGTTCACCGAGCCGATCACCCGCCCGATCGCTATGGTTTCCGTACTCGGTATCGTTTTCGGTGCTGCTTACCTGCTCTGGTCGCTGCAGAGGATGTTCCTCGGCAAGCGCAAGCCGGATGCACTGTATGAACTTGAAACGGATGCAGAAGGTCATGAGCACATCCACTTCCACGACTGGAAAGGCAAGCTCGATCTCGACGCTCGCGAACTTACCATGCTTGTTCCGCTGACCATTATCGTTATCGCGCTCGGTATTTATCCGATGCCGGTGATGGGGCTTTTGACCAGCAGCATCAACAAGCTTGTCGAAGTTCTCGGCCCGGTTGCCATGACGGCGATGCATTGA
- a CDS encoding 4Fe-4S binding protein, translating into MSEYFSNIKTSATTIATGMGITLKHFFNAVKRKGDAGIDDADYFRQVDGLCTLQYPKEAIPTPPHGRYRLYCNIDDCIGCRQCDRACPVQCITIETIKATSDDLEACGKTSGGQQKRMWVPVFDIDVAKCMTCGICVSVCPTECLYHTPVADFSEFNVKNMMYHFGNLSKIEAEAKTKKLAEQQAQAAKEKAAAGGAPGAKPAPKPKPAPPQA; encoded by the coding sequence ATGAGCGAGTACTTCAGCAATATAAAGACCAGTGCGACCACCATCGCGACCGGCATGGGCATTACCCTCAAGCACTTCTTCAATGCGGTCAAACGCAAGGGAGATGCGGGTATCGACGATGCCGACTACTTCCGCCAGGTCGATGGTCTGTGCACCTTGCAGTATCCGAAGGAGGCGATTCCGACTCCGCCGCATGGCCGCTATCGCCTGTATTGCAATATCGATGACTGCATCGGTTGCCGTCAGTGCGACCGCGCTTGCCCGGTGCAGTGCATCACCATCGAGACCATCAAGGCGACCAGCGATGATCTTGAGGCCTGTGGCAAGACCTCCGGTGGTCAGCAGAAGAGAATGTGGGTTCCGGTTTTCGACATTGATGTCGCCAAGTGCATGACCTGCGGCATCTGTGTCAGCGTCTGCCCGACCGAGTGCCTGTATCACACTCCAGTGGCTGATTTTTCGGAATTCAACGTAAAGAACATGATGTATCACTTCGGCAACCTCTCGAAGATCGAGGCCGAAGCGAAGACGAAAAAACTTGCCGAGCAGCAGGCCCAGGCAGCCAAGGAAAAAGCTGCTGCAGGTGGTGCTCCGGGAGCAAAGCCGGCACCGAAACCGAAACCGGCGCCTCCGCAGGCCTGA
- a CDS encoding NADH-quinone oxidoreductase subunit D, with product MQELGKVESNSIRVTRQDDKRITIEKDLDTEHMVLSMGPQHPSTHGVLRLECITDGEVIVEAEPYLGYLHRCFEKHCENVDYPGIVPYTDRMDYLAGMNSELAYCLTVEKLLDIEIPRRVEFIRVITSELNRIASHLVAIGTYAIDLGAFTPFLFCFRDREHIMNLLEWISGARMLYNYIWIGGLAYDVPADFKKRVAEFVTYFRPKAVELYKLLTENEIFVKRTKGIGIMPADVAINFAWSGPMLRGSGVKWDLRRNDPYSVYPELDFEVPVPDGKFSDVGDCLSRHLVRALEMEESLKIIEQCLDKMPEEQGFDPRALIPKKIRPKAGEVYGRAENPRGELGYYIVSDGKSTKPVRCKARSSCFVNLAAMKDLSKGQLLPDLVAIIGSIDIVLGEVDR from the coding sequence ATGCAGGAATTAGGTAAAGTTGAATCGAACTCCATAAGGGTCACCCGTCAGGACGACAAGCGCATCACTATCGAAAAGGATCTCGATACTGAGCATATGGTGCTCAGCATGGGTCCGCAGCACCCTTCGACTCACGGCGTGCTCCGTCTCGAATGCATCACTGACGGTGAGGTGATTGTCGAGGCCGAGCCCTATCTCGGTTATCTCCATCGCTGTTTCGAGAAGCATTGCGAAAACGTTGACTATCCCGGCATTGTTCCCTACACCGACAGGATGGACTACCTCGCCGGCATGAACAGCGAGCTGGCCTACTGCCTTACCGTCGAGAAACTGCTCGACATCGAAATTCCCCGCCGCGTTGAGTTCATCAGGGTCATCACCTCCGAGCTGAACCGGATCGCCTCACACCTTGTCGCTATCGGCACCTACGCTATCGACCTTGGCGCGTTTACTCCGTTCCTTTTCTGCTTCCGCGATCGCGAGCATATCATGAATCTGCTCGAATGGATCTCCGGTGCGCGTATGCTTTATAACTATATCTGGATCGGTGGTTTGGCTTATGATGTTCCGGCCGATTTCAAAAAGCGCGTTGCCGAGTTCGTGACCTACTTCAGGCCGAAAGCGGTCGAACTGTACAAGCTTCTGACCGAGAACGAAATTTTCGTCAAGCGTACCAAGGGCATTGGCATCATGCCTGCCGACGTGGCAATCAACTTCGCCTGGAGCGGCCCGATGCTCCGCGGCTCCGGTGTCAAGTGGGACTTGCGCCGCAACGACCCCTATTCGGTTTATCCGGAACTCGATTTCGAGGTGCCGGTGCCGGACGGCAAGTTCTCCGACGTCGGTGACTGCCTGTCTCGCCACCTGGTTCGTGCGCTCGAAATGGAGGAGAGCCTCAAAATTATCGAGCAGTGCCTCGACAAAATGCCTGAAGAGCAGGGTTTCGACCCGCGGGCGCTTATCCCCAAGAAAATCCGACCGAAAGCTGGTGAAGTCTATGGCCGTGCCGAGAACCCGAGAGGGGAGCTTGGCTACTACATCGTAAGCGATGGAAAGTCGACCAAGCCTGTTCGTTGCAAGGCCCGCTCGTCGTGCTTTGTCAACCTGGCGGCCATGAAGGATCTTTCGAAGGGGCAGTTGCTTCCCGATCTGGTGGCCATCATCGGCAGTATCGATATCGTGCTGGGAGAAGTTGACCGCTGA
- the nuoH gene encoding NADH-quinone oxidoreductase subunit NuoH, which yields MSSSPSLNTWSDALSGLSIGWFPLGLVIIAAIPLVFIALYALTYGVYGERKISAFMQDRLGPMEVGIWGLLQTLADILKLLQKEDIVPKLADKFLFVIGPGILFVGSFLAFAVLPFGPAFIGADLNVGLFYAVGIVAIEVVGILAAGWGSNNKWALYGAVRSVAQIVSYEIPASIALLCAAMLAGTLSMQQITMMQAGPGGFMHWFLFTNPIAWLPFLIYFISSLAETNRAPFDIPEAESELVAGYFTEYSGMKFAVIFLAEYGRMFMVSAIISIAFLGGWTSPLPNIGGLELNTMTSGPVWGAFWIIMKGFFFIFVQMWLRWTLPRLRVDQLMYLCWKVLTPFSLIAFVLTAIWVINH from the coding sequence ATGAGTTCATCACCATCTCTGAATACCTGGTCCGACGCCCTTTCAGGATTGTCCATCGGCTGGTTCCCGCTCGGTCTGGTCATCATTGCGGCCATTCCGCTCGTGTTCATTGCGCTCTACGCGCTGACCTATGGCGTGTACGGCGAGCGCAAGATTTCTGCGTTCATGCAGGACAGGCTTGGCCCGATGGAGGTCGGTATCTGGGGTCTGTTGCAGACGCTGGCCGACATTCTGAAGCTTCTCCAGAAAGAGGATATCGTGCCGAAGCTGGCCGACAAGTTCCTCTTCGTGATCGGCCCCGGTATCCTTTTCGTTGGTTCTTTTCTTGCCTTTGCGGTACTTCCGTTCGGCCCGGCCTTTATCGGTGCCGACCTGAACGTGGGTCTCTTCTACGCTGTCGGTATCGTTGCCATCGAGGTTGTTGGTATCCTCGCCGCCGGTTGGGGTTCCAATAACAAGTGGGCGCTCTACGGCGCGGTTCGAAGCGTCGCCCAGATCGTGAGCTACGAAATTCCCGCATCCATCGCGCTCCTGTGCGCCGCCATGCTGGCCGGCACGCTGAGCATGCAGCAGATCACCATGATGCAGGCAGGCCCCGGTGGCTTCATGCACTGGTTCCTGTTCACCAACCCGATCGCCTGGCTGCCGTTCCTTATCTATTTCATTTCCTCGCTTGCCGAGACCAACCGAGCCCCGTTCGATATTCCTGAAGCTGAATCCGAGCTTGTGGCCGGTTATTTCACCGAGTACAGCGGCATGAAGTTCGCCGTGATCTTCCTTGCCGAGTATGGCCGCATGTTCATGGTGTCGGCGATTATCTCCATCGCGTTCCTCGGCGGCTGGACCTCTCCGCTTCCGAACATCGGTGGTCTGGAACTCAATACCATGACCAGCGGGCCGGTGTGGGGCGCTTTCTGGATCATCATGAAGGGCTTCTTCTTCATCTTCGTGCAGATGTGGCTTCGCTGGACGCTTCCCAGGCTCAGGGTTGACCAGCTCATGTATCTCTGCTGGAAGGTGCTGACGCCTTTCTCCCTGATTGCATTTGTGCTGACCGCAATCTGGGTGATCAACCATTAA
- the nuoK gene encoding NADH-quinone oxidoreductase subunit NuoK, whose product MEQFLSIGVNHFLTISVLLFSLGMFAVMTRKNAIVILMGVELILNAANINFLTFSKYNGGMEGVMFSLFVIVLAAAEAAVALAIVINIFKTFKTVDVSSVDTMKE is encoded by the coding sequence ATGGAACAGTTTCTGTCGATTGGCGTCAATCACTTCCTGACGATTTCCGTATTGCTTTTCAGTCTCGGCATGTTTGCCGTGATGACCCGCAAGAACGCCATCGTCATTCTGATGGGTGTCGAGTTGATTCTCAATGCGGCCAATATCAACTTCCTGACCTTCTCGAAGTACAACGGAGGCATGGAGGGGGTGATGTTCAGCCTTTTCGTGATCGTGCTGGCCGCTGCTGAAGCTGCCGTTGCCCTGGCTATTGTGATCAATATTTTCAAGACCTTCAAGACGGTCGATGTCTCAAGCGTGGACACCATGAAGGAGTGA
- a CDS encoding NADH-quinone oxidoreductase subunit B, with the protein MGLLDAKVSNRNVLVTSVDNVMNWARLSSLWPMGFGLACCAIEMMATNASNYDLERFGIFPRSSPRQSDLMIVAGTVTMKMAERVVTLYEQMPEPRYVLSMGSCSNCGGPYWDHGYHVLKGVDRVIPVDVYVPGCPPRPEALIGGLMKIQELIRMEGLGISREEALKKLAEKSVDAQQVLDQTRKAAIA; encoded by the coding sequence ATGGGTTTGCTTGATGCCAAGGTATCGAACCGGAATGTTCTGGTAACATCGGTTGACAATGTGATGAACTGGGCCCGCCTCTCTTCTCTGTGGCCTATGGGTTTCGGTCTTGCATGCTGCGCTATCGAGATGATGGCAACCAACGCTTCGAACTACGATCTCGAGCGCTTCGGGATTTTCCCGCGTTCGTCGCCTCGCCAGTCCGACCTTATGATTGTGGCCGGCACGGTCACCATGAAGATGGCCGAAAGGGTGGTGACGCTCTACGAACAGATGCCTGAGCCTCGCTATGTGCTTTCTATGGGAAGCTGCTCGAACTGCGGCGGTCCTTATTGGGATCACGGTTATCACGTGCTCAAAGGTGTTGATCGCGTCATTCCTGTCGATGTGTATGTGCCCGGTTGCCCTCCGCGTCCCGAGGCGCTGATCGGCGGGCTGATGAAGATTCAGGAGTTGATTCGTATGGAGGGGCTCGGTATTTCGCGTGAAGAGGCCCTGAAAAAGCTTGCCGAAAAGAGTGTCGACGCCCAGCAGGTACTCGACCAGACTCGCAAAGCGGCGATAGCCTAA